From the Malus domestica chromosome 17, GDT2T_hap1 genome, one window contains:
- the LOC103426156 gene encoding tyrosine aminotransferase-like isoform X2, with protein MEMEGVENGWQKKWQFRGNEELNTASISVRGALTMLMKNLRNPAGDDQRPTIMLGRGDPTEFPSFWTTPAAVDAVADALHSFKFNSYCPTGGVIPARRAIAEYLSRDQPNKLSANDVYLTAGCTQAIEIIVSVLARPGANILLPRPGYPQYEARAAFDHLEVRHFDLLPEKGWEVDLDSVESLADHNTAAMVIINPSNPCGNVFTSQHLKKIVETLNNYLDITTDPATFIQGAIPQMFERTKDVFFSNIIGLLREAADLLYEMVKEIPCLTCPNKPQGSMVVLVKLNLSALEDIDDDIQFCLKLAKEESVIVLPGVTVGLKDWVRITFAVELSVLEDGFKRIKAFHQRHAKKL; from the exons ATGGAGATGGAGGGTGTGGAGAATGGTTGGCAGAAGAAATGGCAGTTCCGAGGGAACGAAGAACTGAACACGGCGTCGATCTCCGTCCGAGGAGCTCTCACGATGTTAATGAAAAATCTCAGGAACCCAGCTGGTGATGATCAACGGCCCACCATTATGCTTGGCCGCGGGGACCCCACTGAATTCCCATCGTTTTGGACCACTCCGGCGGCTGTTGACGCCGTCGCAGATGCCCTCCATTCCTTCAAGTTCAACTCTTACTGTCCTACCGGCGGTGTTATTCCTGCAAGAAG GGCTATTGCAGAATATCTCTCTCGTGACCAACCAAACAAGTTATCGGCGAATGATGTATATCTCACTGCTGGTTGTACCCAAGCCATTGAAATCATAGTATCTGTTCTTGCACGTCCTGGTGCCAACATTCTTCTTCCAAGGCCTGGTTACCCTCAGTACGAAGCTCGCGCAGCGTTTGACCACCTCGAAGTACGCCATTTCGATCTTCTTCCTGAAAAGGGCTGGGAGGTGGATCTTGATTCTGTTGAATCTCTTGCAGATCACAACACTGCCGCtatggttatcatcaatcctaGCAATCCCTGTGGAAATGTCTTCACTTCTCAGCATTTGAAAAAG ATTGTGGAGACACTTAACAACTATCTCGACATCACTACTGACCCAGCAACATTCATTCAG GGAGCTATACCTCAAATGTTTGAGAGAACAAAAGATGTGTTTTTCTCTAACATAATTGGCCTTTTGAGAGAAGCCGCAGATCTTTTATACGAAATGGTGAAGGAAATTCCATGCCTTACTTGCCCAAACAAACCACAAGGATCTATGGTTGTATTG GTAAAGCTAAATCTATCAGCACTTGAAGACATTGATGATGATATACAGTTTTGTCTTAAGTTGGCCAAAGAGGAGTCGGTGATTGTTCTTCcag GGGTCACGGTTGGACTGAAAGATTGGGTCCGCATTACTTTTGCTGTGGAGCTTTCAGTACTTGAAGATGGATTTAAGAGGATAAAAGCCTTCCACCAAAGGCATGCCAAGAAGCTCTAA
- the LOC103426156 gene encoding probable aminotransferase TAT2 isoform X1, translating into MEMEGVENGWQKKWQFRGNEELNTASISVRGALTMLMKNLRNPAGDDQRPTIMLGRGDPTEFPSFWTTPAAVDAVADALHSFKFNSYCPTGGVIPARRAIAEYLSRDQPNKLSANDVYLTAGCTQAIEIIVSVLARPGANILLPRPGYPQYEARAAFDHLEVRHFDLLPEKGWEVDLDSVESLADHNTAAMVIINPSNPCGNVFTSQHLKKIAETANKLGIFVISDEVYGHLAFGSNPFVPMGKFSSIVPVITLGSVSKTWIVPGWKLGWIVKNDPNGIFEKTGIVETLNNYLDITTDPATFIQGAIPQMFERTKDVFFSNIIGLLREAADLLYEMVKEIPCLTCPNKPQGSMVVLVKLNLSALEDIDDDIQFCLKLAKEESVIVLPGVTVGLKDWVRITFAVELSVLEDGFKRIKAFHQRHAKKL; encoded by the exons ATGGAGATGGAGGGTGTGGAGAATGGTTGGCAGAAGAAATGGCAGTTCCGAGGGAACGAAGAACTGAACACGGCGTCGATCTCCGTCCGAGGAGCTCTCACGATGTTAATGAAAAATCTCAGGAACCCAGCTGGTGATGATCAACGGCCCACCATTATGCTTGGCCGCGGGGACCCCACTGAATTCCCATCGTTTTGGACCACTCCGGCGGCTGTTGACGCCGTCGCAGATGCCCTCCATTCCTTCAAGTTCAACTCTTACTGTCCTACCGGCGGTGTTATTCCTGCAAGAAG GGCTATTGCAGAATATCTCTCTCGTGACCAACCAAACAAGTTATCGGCGAATGATGTATATCTCACTGCTGGTTGTACCCAAGCCATTGAAATCATAGTATCTGTTCTTGCACGTCCTGGTGCCAACATTCTTCTTCCAAGGCCTGGTTACCCTCAGTACGAAGCTCGCGCAGCGTTTGACCACCTCGAAGTACGCCATTTCGATCTTCTTCCTGAAAAGGGCTGGGAGGTGGATCTTGATTCTGTTGAATCTCTTGCAGATCACAACACTGCCGCtatggttatcatcaatcctaGCAATCCCTGTGGAAATGTCTTCACTTCTCAGCATTTGAAAAAG ATTGCAGAAACAGCAAACAAACTTGGCATCTTCGTAATTTCGGATGAAGTTTACGGGCATCTAGCTTTCGGCAGCAACCCTTTTGTACCTATGGGAAAGTTTAGTTCCATCGTACCAGTTATTACGCTTGGCTCTGTATCAAAGACATGGATTGTTCCTGGTTGGAAACTTGGCTGGATTGTCAAAAATGATCCCAATGGCATCTTTGAAAAAACTGGG ATTGTGGAGACACTTAACAACTATCTCGACATCACTACTGACCCAGCAACATTCATTCAG GGAGCTATACCTCAAATGTTTGAGAGAACAAAAGATGTGTTTTTCTCTAACATAATTGGCCTTTTGAGAGAAGCCGCAGATCTTTTATACGAAATGGTGAAGGAAATTCCATGCCTTACTTGCCCAAACAAACCACAAGGATCTATGGTTGTATTG GTAAAGCTAAATCTATCAGCACTTGAAGACATTGATGATGATATACAGTTTTGTCTTAAGTTGGCCAAAGAGGAGTCGGTGATTGTTCTTCcag GGGTCACGGTTGGACTGAAAGATTGGGTCCGCATTACTTTTGCTGTGGAGCTTTCAGTACTTGAAGATGGATTTAAGAGGATAAAAGCCTTCCACCAAAGGCATGCCAAGAAGCTCTAA